The genomic window AGAATGCCAACTTCGAGGAGCGGGTAGTCCTTGTGGTACCAGACCTTGGTCAGGTCAAAGGGATTGTACGGCATCTTGGCGGCGTCTTTTTCATGCATAACCTGGATGAACAGCTTCCATCGCGGAAATTCGCAACGCTCAATCGTCTCGTAGAGATCACGCTGGTGACTCTCGCGATCTTTGCCGATGACTGCCTCCGCTTCTGCGTCGCTAAGGTTCTTGATGCCCTGCTGAGTGTGGAAGTGGAACTTCACCCAAAAGCGCTCGTTCCTCGCGTTGATAAGGCTGAACGTGTGGCTCCCGAACATGTGCATGTGCCGATAGCTTGTCGGAATGCCGCGGTCGCTCATCGTGATAGTGATCTGGTGTAATGCCTCGGGCAGCGACGTCCAGAAATCCCAGTTGTTCTTAGCGCTACGAAGATTGGTGCGGGGATCGCGCTTCACCGCATGGTTGAGACCAGGGAAACGTAGCGGATCGCGCAGAAAGAAAACCGGGGTGTTATTACCAACGAGATCCCAGTTGCCCTCCTCGGTGTAGAACTTGATCGCCGTGCCACGGATATCGCGCTCGGCGTCAGCCGCGCCGCGTTCGCCGGCTACCGTTGAGAAGCGTAGGAAAAGGTCTGTCCTCTTGCCAATCTGCGAGAATATTTTCGCCCTGGTGTACTTGGTGATGTCGCAGGTCACCGTAAAGATGCCATAGGCGCCTGAGCCCTTGGCGTGCATGCGGCGTTCGGAAATCACCTCGCGATCGAAGTGTGCGAGCTTCTCGAGAAACCAAACATCCTGAAGCAACTGTGGTCCTCGCGGCCCAGCAGTCATCACATTTTGGTTGTCTGCCACGGGCGCCCCGGCGGCGGTTGTCAGTTTCTTCTTTTCGTCATTCACTTTTATTCTCCTTTTGCAGTTTGATTGTACAGCTAACGTTTGAGCACAACGGCGGCCCGTCTGAGCCGTCCGCTGGAACGAATTGTTGGACATCTATCCGCTACAAAGGACTAGTGTGCAGACATATTAATTACAAATTATATATTGTGGGCAATTATTAATCGTCTCATAATAGAACACACATTAAGCTGTCCGTTTAGCGCTTCAATATTGGAGAAGGAAAGCATACGACGAATCAATACAATTATGAGACCCTTAATAATATGTCTGTATACTAGCAACCCCTGTCACAAAAGCCTTCTTATAGGCAACCCCTCTTTCTGACCCTATAACCCCTAACCCGAACGAGTCGGAAAAGTTTTGTGTTTTAGTAACTTGCAAACGTAGTATACAATAATAAGCGAATAGTTATTTTCACCCACTCGTTCGTGTTCGTCAGAAGAAAACGGATTTCTTCACAATAAGGGATTATCTATGAAGCTTATCACAGAGACTCACGCGGAGCATATTCGAGGCACTCTTTCATGCTATGACCGTATCATTATTCAAGGCACCTTGCCCCCTTTTTGTCATGCAAAGGGTATGACATCATTTCTGTATGGGGAAAAAAATCCGTATCTTTGACTACCCGCAATTTGCTCAAGGCTTGCGGGACGAATTGATTGCGCACGCCAAAAAGATCGCCAGCGAGAATAACCTGAGTATCCAATATCTCCCGAAAAAGAACTTTCGCCAGGAAGAATGTATTGCAGAAGTCCTGAAAAGACACGGCACCCATCCTGGTCTTGTCCACATCTTTTCAGTACAAGAATCCTGTGCCTCCTATACTCCATGGCACGACAAGAATACCCACAAGACTTTTCTCAAATACGATCCCAGTGGGAGATGCCTTCACTATTATTTCTATTTTATTCATGAAATTTTAGGCCTGTGTTATGTCCGTGTGCCAACATGGATTCCTTTTCGTCTTCAAGTCTATTTTAACGGTCATAACTGGTTAGGGGAACAGAAAGGGTCACCCAGGAACAGAAAGGGGTCAAATCTTTATTGTTGACAAATCTATCTCAACTCTTTGGATCATCTGGGAAAGATGCTTGTTGCCATTCAGTCTTTCCCGTAATCGTTTTCGTCCCACACTCACGGTACTATAGTCTACCCCCATTATTTCCCCTATCTCAGTTCCGCTGAGTCCGCCAAGAACAGAAGGGGTCAAATCTTTATGAAGCTCAGCGGAATAGCGGGCAGGTGGAGCGCCTTGTTAGACAATATTTGATTCATATTGATAGACAGGAACCTGAATAATTTTTGTTGGTTTCTTTTCCTCTTGTAGAAGCTGATCAATGGCCTTAGCTACTGCTGGTTTTATCACTTTTTCTCCACACTGTGTACAAACACCCACAGGAACATTCTCAAAAATGAATAACTTTCCCTTCCATCTAATTTCACGATGCGTGAGTTGTTCCGCGACAGCCCCCCCGCAATAGAAACAATCACTGTATTTATATTCCTTTACCATAGGTCAATGTCTCCATTATCGATTTCTTGTGTATGGAGCTCTCTATTTTGGCATAGTTGGGATATAAACGGTAACGAGAATCAAATGTCCAGAAGGACTCTTCCCACAAACAACATGAACTGGTATTCCATCATGGGTAAATCCAACTGTCAGACAACTTTCACCACGAGGGTCATTTGGATATTGTTCTAATATTTTACCCTGTGATAAAGCAAATTCCAATTCAGAAATGGTTAAACCATCTGCAATTCGTTCGTCATCTGCGTGAAGTGATATTTCATAGGTCTGCTTTTCAATTCCATTGCGAATAAAATCAGGTGCTATACTCATTCCGATCTATTTCAATGTTGTCAAACGCTTCGCTGCCTCGTTAGACCTGTTGATTGTTGTGCTATTTTCATTAAACTACGCAGGGCTTCATTGACCGAGGCATCATCAGGGAACGTTGCTGCTACATCCGGGCTGAGAAGAACAAGATTGGCGACTTTCTTATATTCCTTGAAATATTTGCCGCTTATCCCTTTGCCTAGATCCTCTCTTTTATACTCTTTACGCATTTCTTAAAGTTAAAAATCCACGCTCACTAATTGAATGGCCAGGATCATTGAAGGTTAATGCCAGCGGGTCACCGAATATCGTTAACGCCTCATGGAAGGATATGCCATGTTTTTTAAGGTTGGTGTGGCTTTATTTGGATCCCATTCAAATTCCATAGGTTATTTTATCATTTCATCATTTTTAGTCGAACGATAGAACTGCGCGGCGGCGGAACGCCATCCGCACGAGTGACTTGTTATGCCCCTATTATCTCATTCAGTCCGTCAACTACCTGTTCCATTTCCTCAGGAGAAACCCTTCCGATTATTTTTCCAATTCTCTCAACGGAAAGCGTCCGAATCTGGCTTATTTTTGCCCATGACCGTTTGGGTAAATTTGTGGTTTTTAATTCAAGGGTGAGGGGAAATCCCGCCTTCTGAGGCTGACTGGTTAGAGCTACGGCAATAACTGTCCCTGATCGTTCATTGAATATATCCTGGCTTAAAATTAAAACAGGCCGTAAGCCTGCTTGCTCACGGCCACGTACGGGGTTTAAATCAGCCCATCTAATGTCGCCCCTCAGTATTCGGGCCATTGGTTCAAATCCTCAGTTAAACCTTCCTCCGCCATTGCTTTTTCAAAGGGTATGTCGAGCTTGGCGCATTCTTTAGCCAAACGAGTGCGTTTAAGACGTTTCAGTTTCTCTTCTACTGCTTCCTGTATTGCCTGACTGCGGTTTTGAAAAACATGCTCACTAACGAGCCTATCTATGTCTTCAATAAATTGTTCGTCTAATGTAATGGCAATTTTTGTTTTTCTCATAATTTACCTTTGGTATTACAATATATCATACCTATGGATTTGTCAATATTTTTCAAGGCATAACGAGATCAATAAGGAGCGGGGGCAATTGCACGAATGAAAACCAAAACAGCGTTATTCCCCGTCGTCTTGGTTGAAGTGTTCGACGTTGCTTTCATATGTATTTTTATATGGTCTGAAATCTAATCCGTGTTGCTTTTCTTTCACTAAGCATTCATAGCGCGGCACCGCCACAACCAAATTTCTTTTATGAAAGCGGGGAGATTGCTTCGGAAAAGGCCCTCGCAATGACAGCGACCATGCACTTTGATGGCACACGGCACGTTGTCATTGCGAGTGAAGCGAAGCAATCTTTCACTCATAAAAAGCGGCATCTCTTGAAAGGGGTTTGTGAAAAAACTTACAAAAAAAGAAGTTTTTATACAGTAATACTATATTGCGACAAATGGCTCGCAGTCATTGATATGCCAGTCATCAACGACAGGCATTCAAGTGTCCCGAAGCGAGTCAGAAGGGGTCAAAAATTTGAGAAAAATGCTTGTTGCCTTTCAGTCTTTCCCGTAATCGCTTTCTCCCCACACTCACGGTACTATAGTCTACCCCCATTATTTCTCCTATCTCAGTTCCGCTGAGTCCGTTAAACCGATAGAACAAGTCTATCGCTATTTGTCATGGATAAAAATTTGCCCCCTTTCCCTTCGCTGCCTCGTTAGACCTGTTGATTGTTGTGCTATTTTTATTAAACTACGCAGGGCTTCATTGACCGAGGCATCATCAGGGAACGCTACTGCTACATCCGGGCTGAGAAGAACAAGATTGGTGCCTTTCTTATATTCCTTGAAATATTTGCCTCTTATCCCTTTACCTAGATCCTCTCTTTTATACTCCTTACGCATTTCT from Candidatus Brocadia sp. includes these protein-coding regions:
- a CDS encoding catalase; its protein translation is MTAGPRGPQLLQDVWFLEKLAHFDREVISERRMHAKGSGAYGIFTVTCDITKYTRAKIFSQIGKRTDLFLRFSTVAGERGAADAERDIRGTAIKFYTEEGNWDLVGNNTPVFFLRDPLRFPGLNHAVKRDPRTNLRSAKNNWDFWTSLPEALHQITITMSDRGIPTSYRHMHMFGSHTFSLINARNERFWVKFHFHTQQGIKNLSDAEAEAVIGKDRESHQRDLYETIERCEFPRWKLFIQVMHEKDAAKMPYNPFDLTKVWYHKDYPLLEVGILELNKNPENYFAEVEQSAFNPANVVPGIGFSPDKMLQGRLFSYGDAQRYRLGVNHHQIPVNRPRCPVNMYHRDGAMRVDGNQGGTPGYDPNSYNEWQDNPDLREPPLALDGAADRYPQDDDHYTQPGRLFRLINDTQKQTLFDNTARAMGNVPKEIKVRHIGNCLKADLAYGEGLAKAMGIPMSEIKK
- a CDS encoding type II toxin-antitoxin system MqsA family antitoxin, with the translated sequence MVKEYKYSDCFYCGGAVAEQLTHREIRWKGKLFIFENVPVGVCTQCGEKVIKPAVAKAIDQLLQEEKKPTKIIQVPVYQYESNIV
- a CDS encoding DUF4258 domain-containing protein, encoding MSIAPDFIRNGIEKQTYEISLHADDERIADGLTISELEFALSQGKILEQYPNDPRGESCLTVGFTHDGIPVHVVCGKSPSGHLILVTVYIPTMPK
- a CDS encoding type II toxin-antitoxin system PemK/MazF family toxin; translated protein: MARILRGDIRWADLNPVRGREQAGLRPVLILSQDIFNERSGTVIAVALTSQPQKAGFPLTLELKTTNLPKRSWAKISQIRTLSVERIGKIIGRVSPEEMEQVVDGLNEIIGA
- a CDS encoding ribbon-helix-helix domain-containing protein gives rise to the protein MRKTKIAITLDEQFIEDIDRLVSEHVFQNRSQAIQEAVEEKLKRLKRTRLAKECAKLDIPFEKAMAEEGLTEDLNQWPEY